The genomic DNA CACCCTTGGTGGGCGCGCTCGGTGGCACCCTGTCGAAACTTGCGGCCGTCATGCATCGCAACCACGGCGTGGACCTGCGCTGCGGGGTGACGGTCACCACCCTCCACGGGGACGGTAACGGCCGGTTCACCGGTGCGGACCTCTCCGACGGCAGCCGTGTCGACGCGGACGTGTGCGTCGTGGCGTTGGGTGCGGTCCGCAACGTCGAGTGGCTGGCGGAGTCCGGACTGGCAGCGGGTCCGCGCGGAGTCGCCTGCGACGCCGGGTGCCGGGCCTTCAACATGTACGGGATCGTCACCGACGACGTCTTCGTGGCCGGCGACGTCTCCCGGTTCCCGCACCCTCTGTTCGGGTACCAGATGCTCTCCCTGGAACACTGGGGCAACGCGGTCGCACAGGCCGAGGTGGCGGCCCACAACATGGTCAGTCCAGGGCCCCTGCGGCGCCCGCACCTCGCCGTCCCCACGTTCTGGTCGACCCAGTTCGGGCTCAACATCAAGTCGGTGGGCGTGCCCACCTACTCCGATCACATCGTCATCGCCCAAGGCTCTCTGGAGGCGCGCCGCCTGGCCGTGGTCTACGGCTTCCAGGGACGGGTCACCGCCGCCGTCACCGTCGACATGGCCAAGTCGCTCGACTACTACAAGCACCTGATCGAGACGGCTGCTCCGTTCCCGCCCCCGCCCGGCTCGGCGGACCGTGCGATCGCGGCCGACATCACGATTCCGTCCGACGTTCCGGACCCGAGCGGGCTGTCCCACGGCCCCACCGTG from Streptomyces sp. NBC_01707 includes the following:
- a CDS encoding NAD(P)/FAD-dependent oxidoreductase; translation: MPGDLRDGRIVIVGASLAGLRAAETLREQGFTGSLTVVGDEPHPPYDRPPLSKQVLLGKASADTTTLPIRRDPDADWRLGVAATGLDPLDKRVMLADGESLPFDRLLIATGTRARPWPDPEEGALDGVFTLRTSEEAGGLAERLAAGPRRVLVIGAGFTGSEIASACRERGIEVTVAERGPAPLVGALGGTLSKLAAVMHRNHGVDLRCGVTVTTLHGDGNGRFTGADLSDGSRVDADVCVVALGAVRNVEWLAESGLAAGPRGVACDAGCRAFNMYGIVTDDVFVAGDVSRFPHPLFGYQMLSLEHWGNAVAQAEVAAHNMVSPGPLRRPHLAVPTFWSTQFGLNIKSVGVPTYSDHIVIAQGSLEARRLAVVYGFQGRVTAAVTVDMAKSLDYYKHLIETAAPFPPPPGSADRAIAADITIPSDVPDPSGLSHGPTVALTGHLPDRRLTVVQPTR